A genomic region of Corticium candelabrum chromosome 22, ooCorCand1.1, whole genome shotgun sequence contains the following coding sequences:
- the LOC134197242 gene encoding glycosyltransferase 8 domain-containing protein 1-like yields MRSDNGPLPALQDVARIRRTEIRRQLMGKQLRSFNAVVFTTGCLLIFCSWQLLKLPHRYKPATWNSSRMDGLSTVYATKQEQLRCHLGGLSFNNNEATAIAGQALCKCRQGLLFCSRPNIDDVEDKKAIHVLIASPSKRLVGMMALVNSIYSNTNSSLKFHLVTNDQGANHLSIWMSIPKLRNVKREIIVFNRYWIGGRISLPHRGARWEEFIEPITFARFYLPQLLPDFTGRVIYMDDDCIVKGDIRHLHRTFISKNHIGAFSTLCQEVDDHYSITRGSYGDILNYHNAKVQQLGIPDTTCMLNSGLFVVEMMRWKEYNITDQLEYWADLNSRETVFFEAGDQPVFMIVFHGLFSLVNPYWHVRHLGYRAGGRYPKHFFDEEAHLLHWNGANKPWQNPDQYGSNIWRKYELQDPLGIQTTASNVVKYTE; encoded by the exons ATGAGATCTGATAACGGACCGTTGCCTGCTTTACAGGACGTCGCGAGAATCCGGAGAACAGAGATTCGAAG GCAATTGATGGGAAAACAATTACGTTCCTTCAATGCAGTGGTTTTCACTACAGGCTGTCTACTCATTTTCTGTTCGTGGCAGTTGCTTAAGCTCCCTCATCGTTATAAGCCTGCGACATGGAATAGTTCCAGAATGGATGGGCTTTCTACAGTTTATGCAACgaaacaagaacaattaaGGTGCCATCTGGGTGGATTATCCTTCAATAACAACGAAGCTACAGCAATTGCAGGACAGGCACTTTG TAAATGCCGACAGGGATTACTATTTTGTTCCAGACCAAATATAG ATGATGTCGAAGACAAGAAGGCGATTCACGTCTTAATTGCTTCACCTTCCAAACGATTAGTTGGCATGATGGCTTTGGTCAACTCAATCTATAGCAACACAAACTCATCACTGAAATTTCACTTGGTGACGAACGATCAAGGAGCAAATCATTTGTCAATCTGGATGAGCATACCGAAGCTGCGGAACGTGAAGCGAGAAATTATTGTGTTTAATAGGTATTGGATTGGGGGAAGAATTTCGTTACCTCACAGAGGAGCACGATGGGAAGAGTTTATAGAACCT ATAACGTTTGCACGTTTCTATCTTCCTCAGCTTTTGCCAGACTTCACTGGTCGTGTGATATACATGGATGATGATTGCATAGTCAAAG GTGATATTCGACATCTACATAGAACCTTTATATCCAAAAATCACATTGGAGCTTTTTCAACTTTATGCCAAGAAGTTGATGACCATTACTCAATCACCCGT GGTTCTTATGGTGACATATTGAATTATCACAATGCCAAAGTGCAACAATTAGGCATTCCAGATACGACATGTATGCTTAATAgtggtctgtttgttgttgaaatgATGAGGTGGAAAGAGTATAACATTACTGATCAGCTTGAGTACTGGGCAGATCTTAACAGTAG AGAAACTGTATTCTTTGAAGCTGGTGACCAGCCAGTTTTTATGATTGTGTTCCACGGCCTGTTTTCACTAGTTAATCCATACTGGCATGTTAGACATTTAG GTTACAGAGCCGGTGGACGTTATCCTAAACATTTCTTCGATGAAGAAGCTCATCTACTTCACTGGAATGGAGCCAATAAACCTTGGCAAAATCCAGACCAATATGGTTCTAACATATGGAGAAAATATGAGCTGCAGGATCCTTTAGGGATCCAGACAACAGCTAGTAATGTTGTAAAATATACAGAATGA
- the LOC134197290 gene encoding EF-hand calcium-binding domain-containing protein 12-like codes for MNDIGLRRLFRSPTEHLSVEEQLRLCPTRDLRKTKVFRTAAKIWGEPRRKRVIIAPPMLFCKDKEPKGKKSLFSGEEANDSDDPDVRDYREWMEKRKELRNGLDGFLLNENSLRMKSRKTELEKRVLKKMIEQKEKVRDKIKSEDNTDPSEVVTEIKESPKHKKRSHLQRPQLDLPVPEAMITINEFVEQNRLRLIDFFTQFDKDKDWYISETEFRKALCLANIRVPDQQLDNFISALDRDDNGLLDYRELVRGRKLLQLLSRAQKKEMQQKGDKSSVDETNSRSSTTGTSPASWTERISPFDNGRLSRQSPMSFLEVPRVSLTESVMDDQSSDLKAKVKAQKQKQQRAKQMKLRQGKADDARRSVVVPLRVERHLAPSTLSGSSGHLIDETRKQIKREYDKAVNLCRMHGVKLTRELLEKALLYPGDRSVKACKSGLQNIKSNCLSCNFAAMAEGDSSVDRRRLEFNLSNSSDTCLSTTPTPVKLVTGWAIVEPKTDCWLTELEFERLMRNLKRKSFSRLHPDRNAFWPGSMLDRLYLCMPHPLDAAPKKTVSVDNVFHPIVRPLTNRDSLRLHYLKSELWPVNDGGYIQHGSRPHRKQYQL; via the exons ATGAATGATATCGGTCTGAGAAGACTCTTTAGATCGCCTACGGAGCATCTTTCCGTTGAGGAGCAGCTTCGTCTTTGTCCTACACGAGATTTGAGAAAGACGAAAGTATTTCGGACTGCGGCCAAAATATGGGGGGAACCGCGTCGAAAACGGGTTATAATTGCTCCACCAATGCTCTTCTGTAAAGACAAAGAACCAAAAGGaaagaaaagtctgttttctggaGAGGAAGCAAATGACTCCGATGACCCGGATGTTCGTGATTACAGGGAATGGATGGAGAAGAGGAAGGAGCTGCGAAACGGCTTGGATGGTTTTCTTTTGAATGAGAATTCGTTAAGGATGAAATCAAGAAAGACTGAATTAGAGAAAAGAGTGTTGAAGAAGATGATAgaacaaaaagaaaaagtgAGAGACAAAATCAAATCTGAGGACAACACGGAT CCATCAGAAGTTGTAACAGAAATCAAGGAAAGTCCTAAACATAAGAAACGTTCTCACCTGCAGCGTCCTCAATTGGATCTTCCTGTGCCCGAGGCTATGATAACTATCAACGAATTTGTCGAACAAAATCGTCTGCGGCTTATCGATTTCTTTACTCAATTTGATAAAGACAAGGACTGGTACATCTCAGAGACCGAATTTAGAAAAGCCCTTTGCTTGGCCAATATTCGAGTTCCAGACCAGCAATTGGATAACTTCATATCTGCGCTAGACAGAGATGACAATGGATTGTTGGATTACAGAGAATTAGTGAGAGGCAGGAAGTTATTGCAACTACTAAGCAGGgcacagaagaaagaaatgCAACAGAAAGGCGACAAGAGCTCCGTTGATGAGACAAACAGTAGATCTTCTACTACTGGCACTTCACCTGCCAGCTGGACTGAGAGAATTTCACCGTTTGACAATGGCCGACTCTCTCGTCAGTCTCCGATGTCTTTCCTGGAAGTCCCGCGTGTGTCACTGACAGAAAGTGTGATGGACGATCAAAGCAGTGACTTGAAAGCGAAAGTAAAGGCACAAAAGCAGAAACAGCAACGAGCAAAGCAGATGAAATTACGTCAAGGTAAAGCAGACGATGCTCGTCGTTCTGTTGTTGTTCCACTAAGAGTGGAGAGACACTTGGCACCTTCAACTCTTTCTGGGTCTTCCGGACACTTGATTGATGAGACAAGGAAGCAGATAAAGAGAGAATATGACAAGGCGGTTAACTTGTGTCGGATGCATGGAGTGAAACTGACGAGAGAACTTCTAGAGAAAG CTCTACTCTATCCCGGTGACCGATCTGTAAAAGCATGCAAATCCGGTCTTCAGAACATCAAAAGCAACTGTCTCTCATGCAACTTTGCTGCCATGGCTG AAGGCGATAGTTCTGTGGACAGACGTCGTTTAGAGTTTAATTTATCGAATTCGAGTGACACGTGTTTGTCCACTACCCCGACTCCTGTCAAGTTGGTTACGGGATGGGCGATTGTTGAACCGAAAACCGATTGTTGGTTGACTGAATTGGAATTTGAAAGATTGATGAG GAATCTGAAACGAAAATCTTTCAGTCGACTGCATCCTGACAGAAATGCTTTCTGGCCTGGTTCAATGTTGGATCGACTTTACCTTTGCATGCCTCACCCTCTAGATGCAGCACCAAAGAAGACCGTCTCAGTTGACAATGTGTTTCACCCAATCGTGCGGCCGCTCACAAACCGGGACTCATTGCGTTTGCATTATCTTAAATCAGAATTGTGGCCAGTGAACGATGGAGGATACATTCAACATGGCAGTAGACCACACAGAAAACAGTATCAACTTTGA
- the LOC134197023 gene encoding succinate-semialdehyde dehydrogenase [NADP(+)] GabD-like yields MAARAIQRVLNSPLLRREAYVGGLWTTSKDRQTFDVRNPSNRETICSVPDMTSEDVAMAIEKAYDVRKDWGGLLAKERCGIVRRWYEKVVEKHEELAYILTAEQGKPLNEARVEVSYAASFIEWFSEEGKRTFGDTIPTHAHNKRLMTIKQPVGVTALITPWNFPLAMITRKAAAALAAGCPVVVKPAEDTPLSALALANLAEEAGFPSGVYNTVTCSKDRVDSVGRELALSDKVAALSFTGSTVVGKLLMNLCSGSVKRISLELGGNAPFIVFDNADVEMAVSGAVAAKFRNTGQTCVSPNRFYVQEGIHDEFCRRLKESIECLIVNDGFADGAQQGPLINESAIEKVRRHVDDAVQKGAHVLCGAVPGPLGGSFYLPTLLTNVNSTMVMTSEETFGPIVGVAKFKTEEEAVAAANQTRYGLSGYIYSQSPSQIWRIAEALECGIVGVNEGLLSTEFAPFGGYKESGLGREGSKYGIEEYLEIKYICMGNV; encoded by the exons ATGGCCGCTAGAGCTATTCAACGCGTCCTGAATTCGCCGCTGCTTCGTCGTGAGGCTTATGTCGGTGGATTATGGACAACGTCGAAAGACCGACAAACGTTCGACGTTCGCAACCCGTCAAACCGAGAGACGATCTGCTCTGTTCCGGATATGACGTCAGAAGATGTTGCCATGGCGATTGAAAAAGCGTATGACGTCAGAAAGGATTGGGGTGGACTTCTTGCAAAG GAAAGATGTGGGATTGTGAGACGTTGGTATGAGAAGGTGGTTGAGAAGCATGAAGAATTGGCTTACATACTAACAGCTGAACAA GGAAAACCCTTGAACGAGGCTCGAGTAGAAGTCTCATATGCTGCATCATTCATCGAATGGTTTTCTGAAGAAGGCAAGAGGACATTCGGGGACACAATCCCAactcatgcacacaacaaACGACTGATGACAATCAAACAGCCAGTCGGTGTCACAGCTCTAATCACACCG TGGAATTTTCCATTAGCCATGATCACTCGAAAAGCTGCTGCAGCACTAGCAGCAGGCTGTCCTGTAGTAGTAAAGCCAGCAGAAGACACTCCGCTATCTGCTTTAGCACTAGCAAAC TTAGCTGAAGAGGCTGGGTTTCCATCTGGTGTCTATAACACCGTCACTTGTTCTAAAGATCGAGTAGACTCAGTCGGTCGTGAACTGGCGCTTAGTGATAAAGTAGCTGCTCTCTCGTTTACAGGATCAACTGTTGTCGGGAAG TTGTTAATGAATTTGTGTTCGGGGTCTGTCAAGAGGATATCGTTAGAGTTGGGAGGCAATGCCCCGTTTATTGTGTTTGACAATGCTGACGTTGAGATGGCTGTGTCAGGTGCAGTGGCAGCAAAGTTTCGAAATACAGGACAG ACGTGTGTGTCTCCGAATCGCTTCTATGTGCAAGAAGGTATACATGATGAGTTTTGTCGCAGACTGAAGGAGTCAATTGAATGCTTGATCGTCAATGATGGTTTTGCTGATGGAGCTCAGCAGGGTCCTTTGATCAATGAAAGTGCAATAgaaaaa GTAAGGAGGCATGTGGATGATGCTGTACAGAAGGGAGCTCATGTTCTATGTGGTGCAGTACCTGGACCTCTTGGTGGGTCTTTCTACCTGCCAACTTTGCTTACCAATGTTAACTCAACAATGGTGATGACAAGTGAAGAGACATTCGGCCCAATCGTTGGTGTAGCAAA ATTCAAAACAGAAGAGGAAGCAGTTGCTGCGGCTAATCAAACACGCTACGGCCTCTCTG GTTACATCTATTCTCAGTCTCCAAGTCAAATATGGCGTATAGCCGAGGCACTTGAATGTGGAATTGTTGGCGTCAACGAAGGTCTATTATCCACCGAGTTTGCACCATTTGGCGGCTACAAAGAATCAGGACTCGGACGAGAAGGTTCCAAGTATGGCATTGAAGAATACTTGGAAATCAAATACATTTGCATGGGAAACGTGTGA